In Treponema vincentii, a single window of DNA contains:
- a CDS encoding ABC transporter ATP-binding protein has translation MKDTIIDFNNVSFSYGTQTEGCLKNINFKIRMGEFVLFTGASGSGKTTVMRLINGLIPHFFEGNLSGQVKVLGRGIKISSPGVLGRNVASIFQNPRNQFFTTNSTHEAAFACENYGIDRNEIIKRVEAAFSDFKAENLMNRDIFSLSSGEKQKIAIIAAKTLNPNIYVFDEPSANLDIRSIIQLKEFMKKLKEAGHTVVVSEHRLFYLTDLCDRCLIVNDGKIVKDIPGNDIKNMDNGDLEKCNLRTFDLNTIEFSLEQRESGNKEYADFEIDNVSFSYKSSLSILQRCSLKANYGDTVAIIGHNGEGKTTLGKIIAGLLRSETGQFFLDGKQIKQKELYKSVYFVMQDADYQLYSDSVVSELRLSGEVHGNIDDDEIENTMKLLNIFEFKDYHPQALSGGQKQRVIIAAAMTSNKRIIVFDEPTSGLDYSNMRAVAKAINTLREHKVLNFVISHDLEFLSKVATKAVFVEEGKINNTIRLTDNSDFKIIKNFLLQKEVEYYA, from the coding sequence ATGAAAGATACTATTATTGATTTTAATAATGTGAGTTTTAGTTACGGAACACAGACAGAAGGCTGTCTAAAAAATATAAATTTTAAAATAAGAATGGGTGAATTTGTGCTATTTACGGGAGCGTCGGGTTCCGGGAAGACAACTGTTATGAGATTGATAAACGGTTTGATTCCTCATTTTTTTGAAGGAAACTTATCAGGGCAGGTGAAGGTCTTGGGGAGAGGGATAAAAATAAGTTCTCCCGGTGTACTTGGCAGAAATGTCGCATCCATATTTCAAAATCCGCGGAATCAGTTTTTTACAACAAATAGCACTCATGAAGCCGCATTTGCCTGTGAAAATTATGGAATCGACAGAAACGAAATAATAAAGCGAGTAGAAGCTGCTTTTAGTGATTTTAAGGCTGAAAATCTTATGAATAGGGATATATTTTCTTTATCAAGCGGGGAGAAACAAAAAATAGCGATTATTGCAGCAAAAACTCTCAATCCTAACATTTATGTATTCGATGAACCATCAGCAAACTTAGATATTCGTTCAATTATACAATTAAAAGAGTTTATGAAGAAACTAAAAGAAGCGGGACATACGGTAGTTGTTTCAGAACACAGGTTGTTTTATTTGACAGATTTATGCGACAGATGTCTGATAGTGAATGACGGGAAGATAGTTAAAGACATTCCCGGAAATGATATAAAAAATATGGATAACGGTGATTTAGAAAAATGCAATCTAAGAACATTTGATTTAAATACAATCGAATTTTCTTTGGAACAGAGAGAAAGCGGAAATAAAGAATACGCTGATTTTGAAATTGACAATGTATCATTTTCATATAAAAGCTCCTTATCCATTCTTCAAAGGTGCAGTTTGAAGGCTAATTATGGAGATACCGTGGCCATTATCGGGCATAACGGTGAAGGCAAAACCACCTTAGGAAAAATTATTGCAGGCCTGCTTAGAAGTGAAACAGGACAATTCTTTCTTGATGGTAAACAAATAAAACAAAAGGAACTGTATAAAAGTGTGTATTTCGTAATGCAGGATGCCGACTATCAATTATATTCCGATTCTGTTGTGTCGGAATTAAGATTAAGCGGAGAAGTTCATGGTAATATAGATGATGACGAAATTGAAAATACAATGAAATTATTAAATATTTTTGAATTTAAAGACTATCACCCTCAGGCACTTTCAGGCGGACAAAAACAGAGAGTAATTATCGCAGCAGCTATGACTTCAAATAAACGGATTATTGTTTTTGATGAGCCGACTTCGGGACTTGATTATAGTAATATGAGAGCCGTTGCAAAAGCAATAAATACTCTTCGCGAACATAAAGTATTGAATTTTGTCATTTCACATGATTTGGAATTTTTAAGCAAGGTCGCTACAAAAGCAGTATTTGTTGAGGAGGGAAAAATAAATAACACTATTCGACTAACTGATAATTCTGATTTTAAGATAATAAAAAATTTTTTGCTGCAAAAAGAGGTTGAATACTATGCTTAA
- a CDS encoding transcriptional regulator, with amino-acid sequence MSEFFDSLMTGLNEAVAIERGELKGRKTVYEIQPIKKYNNIEIKHIRVAVGMTQVLFAHYMGVSTKTVEAWEKRNKSPNRYGMPFNQYAGK; translated from the coding sequence ATGAGTGAATTTTTTGATAGTTTAATGACTGGCTTAAATGAAGCAGTGGCTATTGAACGGGGGGAATTAAAAGGTCGTAAAACCGTGTATGAAATTCAACCTATAAAAAAATATAATAACATTGAAATAAAACACATAAGAGTTGCTGTTGGTATGACACAGGTTTTATTTGCACATTACATGGGTGTTTCAACCAAGACGGTAGAAGCATGGGAAAAAAGGAACAAATCGCCCAACCGGTACGGCATGCCGTTTAATCAGTATGCTGGAAAATAA
- a CDS encoding energy-coupling factor transporter transmembrane component T family protein: protein MLKSCKQHGVRYDPRIKLLQVLLVGILVFVLTGKKYEISLFLSVFTFAMLSGLFKTGIKFLVIYSGLFLAAEISPLFIATTIHYFVLCFITIAFAALNLAKTTDISEILAALHNMKIPYYINIPLAVILRFFPTIKQDVICIRQGIKTRGIDISVLGVLKHPFKIYEMMIIPLLMRILSTAIELAASVETRGLGISCKKTSYTEIHFSIFDALLLIAMVTFYTVIIVMKMKNY from the coding sequence ATGCTTAAATCTTGTAAACAGCACGGGGTAAGATATGATCCCAGGATTAAGCTGTTGCAGGTGTTGTTAGTAGGGATTCTGGTTTTTGTATTAACAGGGAAAAAATATGAAATATCATTATTCCTTTCGGTTTTTACTTTTGCAATGTTGAGCGGTCTTTTTAAGACCGGTATAAAATTCCTAGTTATATACAGCGGGCTGTTTCTTGCAGCTGAAATCAGTCCGTTGTTTATTGCAACAACTATACATTATTTTGTTTTATGTTTTATTACGATAGCATTTGCGGCTTTGAATTTGGCTAAAACTACCGATATTTCAGAAATACTGGCTGCACTTCATAATATGAAAATTCCGTATTATATCAACATTCCTTTGGCGGTAATCCTGCGATTTTTTCCTACCATAAAGCAGGATGTCATTTGTATTAGGCAGGGCATTAAAACAAGAGGGATAGACATCTCAGTATTAGGTGTATTAAAGCATCCGTTTAAAATATACGAAATGATGATAATACCACTCTTGATGAGAATATTGTCTACTGCAATAGAATTGGCAGCCTCTGTTGAAACAAGAGGACTTGGTATCTCATGTAAAAAAACAAGCTATACTGAAATTCATTTCAGTATATTTGATGCATTGTTATTAATAGCAATGGTAACATTTTATACAGTCATTATTGTTATGAAAATGAAAAATTATTAA
- a CDS encoding ABC transporter ATP-binding protein, which yields MFNIVKRIFQIAGKYRSSIIIGLIFGALKSFFASFMLLAVLLIMINLEKLNMTIIMQAMLIVGISILGRFIFQYLCDRKLSASGYEIFRDKRIEIGEKLKKAPMGYFSKNNLGTIQTILTTTISDLEGMAMLALNFIVGGFFHAFGMTVMLLIFCIPVGIISLITIILGAFLLGIIAQKAEKYSSVMQKAGEELVTDSIEYIRGISVLRAFKSGKEGKNKIEEAFSKKCKVDIEVTEATALVMKLYEMVFKVASCVLVFVSVILYLNHTIPLSYSLMFIVSAFLIFMELELVNNGAFLSKLLATWLDRLDYISNIPSLDKDGKNISLSSYTIEFKDVSFGYNERKILKAIHLKIDSKSSLAIVGVSGSGKTTLCNLIARFWDVQKGEVLIDGKNVKEFTSESLLKNISMVFQKVYLFNDTIENNIKFGNPNASRAEVIEACKKAQCYDFIMNLADGYNTVVGEGGSTLSGGEKQRISIARAILKDAPIVILDEATSSIDPENEYMLISAIKELTKNKTLISIAHRLSTVREADKIIVIDKGRIVQQGNHNELINREGIYRHFIEIRKKSIGWKI from the coding sequence ATGTTCAATATTGTAAAACGAATATTTCAAATAGCAGGTAAGTATCGCTCCAGTATCATTATAGGTCTTATCTTCGGCGCATTAAAGTCTTTTTTTGCTTCTTTTATGTTACTTGCGGTTTTACTGATAATGATCAATCTTGAAAAATTAAACATGACTATTATTATGCAAGCAATGTTAATAGTGGGAATAAGTATATTAGGGAGATTTATATTTCAATATCTTTGCGATAGAAAATTAAGTGCATCTGGGTATGAGATTTTCAGAGACAAGAGAATTGAAATAGGAGAAAAATTAAAGAAAGCACCCATGGGTTATTTTTCGAAAAATAATTTAGGGACGATTCAAACTATTCTAACAACAACAATTTCCGATTTGGAAGGAATGGCAATGCTTGCGCTGAACTTTATTGTAGGTGGATTTTTTCATGCTTTCGGTATGACAGTTATGCTATTGATATTTTGTATTCCAGTAGGAATAATTTCTTTGATAACAATTATTCTCGGAGCATTTTTACTTGGAATAATAGCACAGAAAGCTGAAAAATATTCATCCGTTATGCAGAAAGCAGGAGAAGAACTGGTTACGGACTCTATCGAATATATCAGAGGTATTTCCGTTCTTCGTGCATTTAAAAGTGGCAAAGAAGGTAAAAACAAAATCGAAGAAGCTTTTAGTAAAAAATGTAAAGTTGACATAGAAGTAACAGAAGCTACCGCATTGGTAATGAAACTTTACGAAATGGTTTTTAAGGTAGCAAGCTGCGTGTTGGTTTTTGTTTCTGTGATTTTATATTTAAATCACACTATCCCGCTTTCTTATTCACTGATGTTTATCGTATCGGCATTTTTAATATTTATGGAACTGGAACTGGTGAATAATGGTGCATTTCTAAGTAAATTGCTGGCAACTTGGCTGGATAGGCTCGACTATATTTCGAATATTCCTTCATTAGATAAGGACGGAAAGAATATAAGCTTATCGTCTTACACTATAGAGTTTAAGGATGTTAGCTTCGGATACAATGAAAGGAAAATTTTAAAGGCTATACATTTAAAAATAGATTCAAAAAGCTCTTTGGCAATCGTCGGTGTTTCGGGCTCAGGGAAAACAACTCTTTGCAATCTGATAGCACGGTTTTGGGATGTTCAGAAAGGTGAAGTTCTTATAGATGGAAAGAATGTTAAAGAGTTTACTTCTGAAAGTTTATTAAAAAACATCAGTATGGTTTTTCAAAAGGTGTATTTATTTAATGACACAATAGAAAATAATATAAAATTCGGTAATCCTAATGCTTCACGCGCTGAGGTTATAGAAGCTTGCAAAAAAGCACAGTGTTATGATTTTATTATGAACCTTGCGGATGGATATAATACGGTTGTCGGAGAAGGCGGCTCCACATTATCAGGCGGAGAAAAACAGAGAATATCTATTGCAAGAGCAATTCTTAAAGATGCTCCTATTGTTATTCTTGATGAAGCGACATCGAGTATTGATCCTGAAAATGAATATATGCTAATCAGTGCGATAAAGGAATTAACCAAAAATAAAACGCTTATCAGCATTGCGCATAGATTATCTACGGTAAGAGAAGCCGACAAGATTATTGTTATTGATAAGGGGAGAATTGTGCAACAGGGAAATCATAACGAATTGATTAATCGAGAGGGAATATACAGACATTTCATTGAGATAAGAAAAAAATCAATCGGTTGGAAAATATAA
- a CDS encoding TetR/AcrR family transcriptional regulator: MSYCSDITKNRILECAKKEFLNKGFDKAQVGEIAKAANVTTGAIYRHFKNKEDLFFTLIEDVYKYTLEVVVEVETKNESEDYKTLLAQDEHIVIEAMFSEAMNFVNYMYEHFEEFKLIFECSKGSMVENFVEEIVNRYTKKNMRLIHSSGNKKLGIDKIEEFEVYMLTRGYIISLCECIIHNIPHNYANRYIKSIVAFQYYGWNGLLNFNTRK; this comes from the coding sequence ATGTCTTACTGTTCGGATATAACAAAAAATAGAATTTTAGAGTGTGCTAAAAAAGAATTCCTGAATAAAGGCTTTGATAAGGCTCAGGTAGGTGAAATTGCAAAAGCGGCAAATGTAACTACAGGTGCGATATATCGTCATTTTAAGAACAAAGAAGATTTATTTTTCACACTGATTGAAGATGTATACAAATATACTTTAGAAGTTGTGGTTGAGGTTGAAACCAAGAATGAGAGTGAAGATTATAAGACGCTGTTAGCGCAAGATGAACACATTGTTATTGAGGCCATGTTTTCCGAGGCAATGAACTTTGTAAATTATATGTATGAACATTTCGAGGAGTTTAAGCTTATTTTTGAATGCAGCAAAGGCTCAATGGTTGAAAATTTTGTTGAAGAAATTGTCAACAGATACACGAAAAAAAACATGCGGTTAATACACTCTTCCGGAAATAAGAAATTGGGAATTGATAAGATTGAGGAATTTGAAGTTTATATGCTTACGAGAGGATATATCATTTCTTTGTGTGAATGTATCATACATAACATTCCACACAATTATGCAAACAGATATATAAAAAGTATTGTTGCTTTTCAATATTATGGTTGGAACGGCTTGCTGAATTTCAACACCCGAAAATAA
- a CDS encoding histidine phosphatase family protein → MHHWGRVQWLYNNPRQERTKQMVEHEIEALMSLMENKNAVIVSHGFQMRTMLSILARRYPVQKPMHIKNLDIVKCFVYEKQ, encoded by the coding sequence ATGCACCATTGGGGACGGGTGCAGTGGTTGTACAACAATCCGCGGCAGGAAAGAACAAAGCAGATGGTCGAGCATGAAATCGAAGCATTGATGTCTTTAATGGAAAACAAAAATGCGGTGATTGTAAGTCACGGATTTCAGATGCGGACAATGCTGAGCATATTAGCACGGCGTTATCCCGTTCAAAAACCGATGCACATAAAAAATTTAGACATAGTGAAATGTTTTGTTTATGAGAAGCAATGA